The genomic interval GCCTCCATCTTCTGCGCCTGGCGAAGCTGGTCGGCCAGGCGCATGCGTTCCGTCACGTCGCGGCTGGCGGCCAGCACGTGCGGCATCCCCCGGTAGTGCACCAGCGAGCCCGACGCCTCCAGCCAGCGCCAGCCGCCGTCCGGGGCGGCATGGCGATAGGTGGTCAGCGTCCGTTCCCCTTCCAGCGAGCGGCGCACCGCATCCTGCACGGCGGGAAGGTCGTCCGGATGCACGCCCGCGAACGGCTCGCCGGGTACCCCGCCCAAAATGCGCAGGGCCGAGGGGCTGATGTACGCCCGGCGGCCATCCACGTCGTGAAGGGTGATCAGGTCGCTGGTGTTCTCGGCCAGCACCCGGTGCAGCTCCTCGCTGTCGCGCAGCGCCGCGCTGGCCTTGGCCAGCTGCTCCGTCCGCGTCTGCACGCGCCGCTCGAGCTCGGCGTTCAGCCGCTGGATCTCGGCCTTGGCGGCGACGAGCTCCATCGATTCCATCATCTCCCACTCGCCGAACCGCCGGGCGATGGTGAAATCGTGGGTGGCCGCGAGGTCGAAGATTTCGCTTCCCGTGCATCCGCTCAGCGGATAGGTGCAGAGCAGGAGCAGCCGCTTCCCGGCGAGCTCCTGGTCGATCAGCTCTTCGAACGCGGCGAACGCCTCGCGCGTGCTGCGGGTGAGCCAGGCCTCGTCGGCGTGCACCCGCAGCCCCGCGTGGCCCCGCGCCAGCGCGCGCTCCACCCGGGCCAGCAGGCCGGCGATCACGCGGTCGG from Longimicrobium sp. carries:
- a CDS encoding MEDS domain-containing protein; translated protein: MQRFWQAHDRQPMGSSMTPTEQVAESATDEVPRRSGIHAIGDMPWGTHFCSFYETRSDMLDIAVPYFRAGLEDDEQCVWVTSEDVETAREALKQALPGVDVHMNTGALQIVSCEDVFLHHGGFDADRVIAGLLARVERALARGHAGLRVHADEAWLTRSTREAFAAFEELIDQELAGKRLLLLCTYPLSGCTGSEIFDLAATHDFTIARRFGEWEMMESMELVAAKAEIQRLNAELERRVQTRTEQLAKASAALRDSEELHRVLAENTSDLITLHDVDGRRAYISPSALRILGGVPGEPFAGVHPDDLPAVQDAVRRSLEGERTLTTYRHAAPDGGWRWLEASGSLVHYRGMPHVLAASRDVTERMRLADQLRQAQKMEA